The proteins below come from a single Drosophila kikkawai strain 14028-0561.14 chromosome 3R, DkikHiC1v2, whole genome shotgun sequence genomic window:
- the LOC108073743 gene encoding sphingomyelin phosphodiesterase 1 yields the protein MKLIWSTALWGLALLLVGCRAFSLPNVPDTLTKEERLAALQSVSIAEEISRDYLKYHRTGVQTDRLKQIGYDLRNSHSRKAIFTESMADLNSADQFFVCTLCRSTVNVLVRTFTEGELSGPQREAEAKKLSLGVCDYFGISTQEVCSGLFDLNWPIFDFIFNETAADSQSFCSMLPINICQVKQDEYNLTLTIQGDSPTEHNSELPARSSEDLVILQFTDIHYDPLYAAGSNAECDEPMCCRTPLAEGADSSSAAGYWSDYRACDTPIHLIHSAFQHAKDNHKIDWIYHTGDVPPHNVWSTTKQGNLDMLTEIDGLLAEYFPNTPIYPCLGNHEPHPTNVFGNDEIPTELSVKWLYEHVWSLWSKWLPAEAETTVLRGGYYTVPISKDFRVVALNSMDCYLYNWWLYYNATLIQEQLQWFHDTLLAAEQSGETVHVLAHIPAGDGDCWSSWSKEYNRVLTRFSGIVTGVFSGHTHKDEMNLHYSEEGYATVVNWNGGSLTTYSDTNPNYRVYEVDPKRKQVVEHSTYIFNLTAANEKPDEQPEWFLEYEFTKEFTEDTSPAGIDKLLVQMAEKPDLLRKFRRYKFTSSDPKIAEGCDDACLSKTICRIATSNYQERTRCKELQEILADSLENEDKTDDNDNGGGAAGLKAFSLASLLALLTASAILN from the exons ATGAAGTTGATCTGGAGTACAGCTCTCTGGGGACTAGCTCTCCTGCTGGTAGGCTGCAGAGCCTTTAGCCTGCCGAATGTTCCTGATACTCTAACCAAGGAGGAGCGCCTGGCTGCGTTGCAATCAG TGAGCATAGCGGAAGAGATAAGCCGCGACTACCTGAAGTACCACCGTACGGGAGTCCagacggataggctaaagcAAATAGGGTATGATCTGCGAAACAGTCACAGCAGGAAGGCCATATTTACTGAGTCCATGGCTGACCTTAACTCTGCCGATCAGTTCTTTGTGTGCACTCTGTGTCGATCCACGGTCAATGTCTTGGTCCGCACCTTCACCGAGGGAGAGCTGAGTGGTCCGCAGCGTGAGGCGGAGGCCAAGAAGCTATCCCTGGGAGTCTGCGATTACTTTGGCATCTCCACCCAGGAGGTGTGCTCGGGACTCTTTGATCTCAATTGGCCCATCTTCGATTTCATCTTCAACGAGACAGCCGCCGATTCGCAGTCATTCTGTAGCATGCTGCCCATTAACATTTGCCAGGTGAAGCAGGACGAGTACAACTTAACTTTAACCATTCAGGGGGATTCCCCCACGGAACACAACTCTGAGCTACCCGCTCGCAGCTCGGAGGATCTAGTGATCCTCCAATTCACCGACATCCACTATGATCCCCTGTACGCCGCCGGCAGCAATGCCGAATGCGATGAGCCCATGTGCTGCCGAACTCCTCTGGCCGAGGGAGCAGATTCTTCATCCGCAGCTGGTTACTGGTCGGACTATCGAGCCTGCGACACTCCCATTCACCTCATTCACAGTGCCTTCCAGCATGCCAAGGATAACCATAAGATTGACTGGATCTACCACACTGGCGATGTGCCGCCCCACAATGTTTGGTCCACCACCAAGCAGGGCAACTTGGATATGCTGACGGAAATCGATGGACTCCTGGCGGAGTACTTCCCGAACACGCCCATCTACCCCTGTTTGGGCAACCACGAGCCACATCCCACGAACGT CTTTGGCAACGACGAAATACCCACCGAATTGAGCGTCAAGTGGCTGTACGAGCATGTGTGGAGCCTGTGGTCCAAGTGGCTGCCTGCGGAGGCGGAGACCACTGTCCTTCGTGGTGGCTACTACACCGTCCCAATCAGCAAAGACTTCCGTGTCGTAGCTTTGAACAGCATGGATTGCTACTTGTACAACTGGTGGCTCTACTACAACGCCACACTGATCCAGGAGCAGTTGCAGTGGTTCCATGACACCCTGCTCGCAGCAGAACAGTCTGGTGAAACGGTCCATGTCCTGGCACACATTCCCGCGGGTGACGGCGATTGCTGGAGCAGCTGGTCGAAGGAGTACAACCGAGTGCTGACCAGGTTCAGTGGCATCGTGACTGGCGTCTTCAGTGGACACACTCACAAGGACGAGATGAATCTGCACTACTCCGAGGAAGGCTATGCCACGGTGGTGAACTGGAATGGCGGCAGCCTGACCACCTATTCGGATACGAATCCCAACTACAGGGTGTACGAAGTGGATCCAAAGAGAAAGCAGGTGGTTGAGCATAGCACGTACATCTTCAATCTGACGGCTGCCAATGAGAAGCCCGATGAGCAGCCGGAGTGGTTTTTGGAGTACGAGTTCACCAAGGAGTTTACCGAGGACACGAGCCCAGCGGGCATCGATAAGCTGCTGGTGCAAATGGCCGAGAAACCTGATTTGCTACGTAAATTCCGGCGGTACAAGTTCACCAGTTCCGATCCTAAGATAGCAGAGGGCTGTGATGACGCCTGTCTAAGCAAGACCATCTGTAGGATTGCCACCAGCAATTACCAGGAGCGCACCCGCTGCAAGGAGCTGCAGGAAATCCTGGCGGATAGT CTGGAAAATGAGGATAAAACCGATGACAATGACAATGGAGGCGGTGCCGCTGGTCTAAAGGCCTTCAGCCTGGCCTCCCTGTTGGCCCTGCTGACTGCATCCGCAATTCTCAACTAA
- the LOC108073671 gene encoding sphingomyelin phosphodiesterase encodes MRGIVLLLAVVLATASAVNLPGVPVDFELDDHVLSAIADDIAERLANEYVTFLKTGVETPEFQKLTKQLAKSHSQKDIFTRNMIDLEPRDSFFVCTACRAVMRVFIRTIRDEEGELHGDDSSVLMKQFAMDFCRRMNMQTDEVCEGLIDFNEPTVEYILRNSESDSQTFCSLFMEFNFCNTGSNPDYNWTLPVDSTGEALTGPKADTPRFSDSDLRICQFSDIHHDPMYQAGSLASCEEPMCCQRHIETAQGTSEAAGAWGDYRDCDLPWHTFESALDSAVANTKCDFVYQTGDIVDHMVWATSVEKNTGVLTKVSQRLAEAFGDVPVYPCIGNHEPHPLNLFSPEGVPDGISTKWLYEHLYNDWSKWLPAETKETILKGGYYTVSPRQGFRVIALNSNDCYTDNFWLYHSGTDKIPQLQWFHDTLLAAEKAGEYVHILTHIPSGDGTCWSVWAREFNRCITRFSGTISGIFTGHSHKDELFVYYSEEEGHATSVAWNGGAVTTYSNKNPNYRQYAVDPSTYQVTNHWTWIFNLTAANEKPDEQPEWFLEYEFIKEFTEDMSPAGIDKLLDQLAENPALMRKYWRFRVTSADPQVNGGCDRNCLAGSLCRAAVTINNQRGRCEELREKLFFALDNEDPTTEPPDGGDDDNGGGAATMSLLSIGSLLALVLSIRLSF; translated from the exons ATGAGGGGAATCGTGCTCCTGTTAGCGGTCGTCCTGGCCACCGCCTCGGCCGTGAATCTGCCTGGAGTGCCGGTGGACTTTGAGTTGGATGATCATGTGCTTTCCGCCATTGCGGACGACATAGCCGAGCGCCTGGCCAACGAGTATGTGACCTTCCTGAAAACAGGAGTGGAGACGCCGGAGTTCCAGAAACTGACCAAGCAGCTGGCCAAGTCTCACAGCCAAAAGGACATTTTCACCCGGAACATGATCGATCTGGAGCCCAGGGATAGTTTCTTTGTGTGCACAGCCTGCCGCGCTGTGATGCGGGTCTTCATCCGGACAATTCGTGACGAGGAGGGGGAACTGCATGGCGACGACAGCTCGGTGCTGATGAAGCAGTTTGCCATGGACTTTTGCCGCCGGATGAACATGCAGACGGACGAGGTTTGCGAGGGCCTGATCGATTTCAATGAGCCCACCGTGGAGTACATCCTGCGCAACTCGGAGAGCGACTCCCAGACCTTCTGCTCGCTCTTCATGGAGTTCAACTTCTGCAACACGGGCTCCAATCCCGACTACAACTGGACCTTGCCCGTGGACAGCACTGGCGAGGCGTTGACCGGTCCCAAGGCGGACACTCCTCGCTTCAGCGACTCCGATTTAAGGATCTGCCAGTTCAGTGACATTCATCACGATCCCATGTATCAGGCTGGCAGTCTGGCCTCCTGTGAGGAGCCTATGTGCTGCCAGCGGCACATAGAAACCGCCCAGGGGACTAGCGAGGCGGCTGGTGCCTGGGGTGACTACCGGGACTGCGATTTGCCCTGGCATACCTTCGAGTCTGCTCTGGATAGCGCGGTGGCCAATACGAAGTGCGACTTTGTCTACCAGACCGGTGACATTGTGGACCATATGGTGTGGGCCACATCTGTGGAAAAGAACACTGGTGTTCTGACCAAGGTGAGCCAGCGCCTCGCTGAGGCCTTCGGTGATGTTCCCGTCTATCCTTGCATTGGAAACCACGAGCCTCATCCTTTGAACCT CTTCAGTCCCGAGGGCGTTCCCGATGGAATCAGCACCAAGTGGCTGTACGAGCACCTGTACAACGACTGGTCCAAGTGGCTTCCGGCAGAGACCAAGGAGACGATCCTCAAGGGCGGCTACTACACGGTGTCGCCGCGCCAGGGCTTCCGCGTCATCGCTCTAAACAGCAACGACTGCTACACGGACAACTTCTGGCTGTACCACAGCGGCACTGATAAGATCCCGCAGCTGCAGTGGTTCCATGATACTCTTCTGGCCGCCGAGAAGGCCGGCGAGTATGTCCATATCCTGACCCACATCCCGTCTGGAGATGGTACCTGCTGGTCCGTCTGGGCCCGCGAGTTCAATCGCTGCATCACGCGTTTCAGTGGCACCATTAGCGGCATCTTTACCGGTCACTCGCACAAGGACGAGCTCTTTGTCTACTATTCGGAGGAGGAGGGACATGCCACCTCTGTGGCTTGGAACGGTGGTGCTGTCACCACCTACTCCAACAAGAACCCTAACTATAGGCAGTACGCCGTGGATCCCAGCACTTACCAAGTGACCAACCATTGGACGTGGATTTTCAACCTGACTGCCGCCAATGAGAAGCCGGATGAGCAGCCCGAGTGGTTCCTGGAGTATGAGTTTATCAAGGAGTTCACCGAGGATATGAGTCCTGCTGGCATTGACAAACTGCTGGACCAGTTGGCCGAGAATCCCGCTTTGATGAGGAAG TACTGGCGCTTCCGTGTGACCTCTGCGGATCCCCAGGTTAATGGAGGCTGCGATCGCAATTGCCTAGCAGGATCCCTTTGCCGGGCTGCTGTCACCATCAACAACCAGCGAGGACGCTGCGAGGAGCTCCGCGAGAAGCTGTTCTTTGCT CTGGACAACGAAGATCCCACCACGGAACCCCCAGATGGTGGAGATGATGACAACGGTGGCGGAGCAGCCACAATGAGCCTGCTCAGCATCGGCTCTCTGCTGGCCTTGGTCCTGTCCATTCGTCTTAGCTTCTAA